The Victivallaceae bacterium genome contains a region encoding:
- a CDS encoding OmcB family cysteine-rich outer membrane protein has product MLSKLVRKICSVLIVSSSIFCFADGGMKVISEQPMTHVIGIDSKAYVAVAEKISSSSNECCQGKLAKARGKKSKKNQPKTGNKNSEDIDCSSYGKMYCMKVGDDCNIEIHQSVPEYATVGSPYPIEITACSKKDCIDITIAQQLPTDAEFLKSDPKPISKENGKLIWKINKMKQGETKKIVVWIKPLKEGCFLTAATVYASPQITSYTQCGKPEVSVTQIAPETVCLYRPVQYKVEVVNSGTAIAKGLVAENVVPQGFKHASGEKVLTYNLGNLCPGETKGYKVEFIPQKRGIFTNIVKVTYCGGNKCSSEVTTTVNEPCINVTMVGADWSYICKPVDYVIKVTNPGDLILRNVRVNFISANGTSVLDAQGAEMCNNNACWIIPEICPGEELVFKVSLKSKHPGKACNRVSVKTNSECGECISCAEITTEWKGLAATHMCVVETNDPICIGDQTVYCIRISNRGTADDTNVILGLKFSKELEPTDVKGPTKGVITGNTVLFEPLDRLPSKCTVEYAVTLKSVATGDARGEATLSSDSLTTPVTDVENTHVY; this is encoded by the coding sequence ATGTTGTCCAAGCTCGTTCGAAAAATATGTTCGGTTTTAATAGTGAGTAGTTCGATTTTTTGTTTTGCTGACGGAGGGATGAAGGTAATAAGTGAGCAACCGATGACGCATGTCATCGGTATCGATTCGAAAGCATATGTGGCTGTAGCTGAAAAGATTTCCTCTTCTTCCAATGAATGTTGTCAAGGAAAATTGGCTAAAGCCAGAGGCAAAAAATCTAAAAAGAATCAACCTAAAACCGGCAATAAAAATTCCGAAGATATCGATTGTTCCTCCTACGGAAAAATGTATTGCATGAAGGTGGGCGACGATTGCAACATCGAGATCCATCAATCCGTTCCGGAATATGCCACGGTAGGATCTCCTTATCCGATAGAAATTACGGCCTGCAGTAAGAAAGATTGTATAGATATTACTATAGCGCAACAGTTGCCGACGGATGCCGAATTTCTTAAAAGCGATCCTAAGCCCATCTCCAAAGAAAACGGTAAGTTAATCTGGAAGATTAACAAAATGAAGCAAGGTGAAACGAAAAAGATAGTGGTTTGGATCAAACCTCTTAAAGAAGGTTGTTTTTTAACTGCGGCAACCGTTTATGCGTCGCCTCAAATCACCTCTTATACGCAATGCGGGAAACCTGAAGTCTCCGTTACTCAAATAGCACCCGAAACCGTATGCTTATACCGTCCCGTACAATATAAAGTGGAAGTGGTCAATTCCGGTACGGCTATCGCAAAAGGATTGGTTGCGGAGAATGTAGTGCCTCAAGGTTTCAAGCACGCTTCCGGGGAAAAAGTGCTAACCTATAATTTAGGCAATCTATGTCCTGGTGAAACAAAAGGGTATAAAGTGGAATTTATACCTCAAAAAAGAGGGATATTTACGAATATAGTCAAAGTTACCTATTGCGGCGGTAATAAATGCAGTTCGGAAGTCACAACGACCGTTAACGAACCCTGTATTAATGTTACAATGGTAGGAGCCGATTGGTCATATATTTGCAAACCTGTGGATTATGTCATCAAAGTCACGAATCCCGGCGATCTTATTTTGAGAAACGTTCGTGTTAATTTTATATCCGCGAACGGTACTTCCGTACTGGATGCTCAAGGAGCTGAAATGTGTAACAATAATGCTTGTTGGATCATTCCTGAAATTTGTCCCGGAGAAGAGCTGGTTTTTAAAGTTTCCTTGAAATCCAAACATCCCGGAAAGGCTTGCAACAGGGTTAGTGTAAAAACCAATTCCGAGTGCGGAGAATGCATTTCCTGTGCCGAAATTACTACGGAATGGAAAGGTTTGGCTGCGACGCATATGTGTGTAGTCGAGACGAACGATCCGATTTGTATCGGAGATCAAACCGTTTATTGTATTCGAATCAGTAATCGCGGTACTGCAGATGATACGAATGTCATTTTAGGTTTAAAATTTTCTAAAGAACTGGAACCTACGGATGTTAAAGGTCCGACTAAAGGGGTTATTACCGGAAATACCGTGTTGTTCGAACCTCTGGATCGCCTACCGTCGAAATGTACCGTTGAATATGCGGTTACTTTGAAAAGCGTGGCTACCGGAGATGCAAGAGGAGAAGCGACATTGTCTTCGGATTCTCTTACGACTCCCGTTACCGACGTAGAAAACACTCACGTTTATTAA